The sequence below is a genomic window from Sphingobacterium sp. ML3W.
AATGGTGTTTGGCATTTTTTCCAATTCAATGGGTTTGGTAGCTGATAGTTTGGATATGCTTGCGGACAGTATCGTTTATGCTTTGGCTTTATTCGCTGTGGGTGGAACAATAGCAAGGAAAAACAACATCGCCAAATTTGCAGGGTACTTTCAAATCCTATTGGCTGTTATTGGTTTTGTTGAAGTTATCAGGCGTTTTTTAGGCTTTGAAAAAATGCCCGATTTTCAAACTATGATTATCGTTTCTGTTTTGGCACTAATGGCAAATATATTTTGTCTTTACCTGTTGCAAAAGAACAAAAGCAAAGAAGCCCACATACAGGCAACTATGATTTTTACATCAAACGATGTTATTATCAATTCGGGTGTTATCGTTGCAGGGCTTTTGGTTCATTGGCTCAATTCAAGCTATCCCGATTTGATTATCGGAGCTATTGTATTCTTAGTTGTGGCAAGGGGGGCATACAGAATATTGAAGTTGGCGAAATGAGTGAGAAAAAATTGAGCCTGAAAAACTAAATTTCAGGCTCATTTAAAATCTTCTATTTTTTTACACAAACTCCCCAATGTCAAAATCATTCAAATCATTTTTCCGCAAAGTGGAAGAACCGGCTTCCGTTTCAGATGAGAGTGTGCTATCCAAAAGCTCGGCAATTTTTAGGGAGGCACCCTCGATGGAATTTTCCAGCAGGCTGAATAATTCAGTCCCCTGTAATCTTTGAACTATATCTACCGCTGTTTCCTTTTGTGATTGTTCCAAATTCTCTTTTTGGAGCAATGCACCTACGGAGCTTAGTTCTTCAAAGGTAACCCCTTGGGCAAGACTGTTATCGCCACCAAATATTCCGTACCTGTTCCATTCTTCTTCCTCTTCCTCCAAATCAGGCATATTTCTGAAAACTTCGTCCAGCTCTTCCTTGCGGATTTGAATGCCGACGTTTTCATTTTCGTCGTATTCAATGTCTAAATTAGCAGGGTTTATCTCCGGTTCCTCAATTTGGCGTTCATTGGCAGTGTTTGGCACTGAAAGGCGTTCTAAGGGTTTAGGTTGTCCCATAATATCGGGCAGGTTCGGATTGACTGTCTTCTGCGAAGGTTCTTGCTTTGACCTTTTATGAATGACAATCTTATCCTGCAAAAGCAGGACAATGACTATCAGCAGGCATATCACAATTACTATTTCCATAACGTAGGGTTTTTAAAATAAGCCTTTGTATTTTTCGTTGAACTCCTTTGTAATCATATCTTCAAACACTTTAAAATGATGTTCAAGAATATTATTGAGATAGGCAAACAAGGGTATTTTATCATCGCCTATAATCTGTACAATGCGGGTTAAACGTTCGTGATGTTCAGGACTTAGGTATATACTTTTATTGCCTCTTTTCTGCATTTTATTCATTTGCATAAATGTGTTTTCATAGGTTGTTTTAGTCGTATTGCTAACTGTATCGGAGCTGTTGCCGGATACAATAGCATTCCTGTTCTTTTTATCTTTCTTCATTATAGAATGGGTTTAAAATGTTCGTTGAAATAATTGGTAATATCGTCCCCGTACTCCCTGAAATGATTTTCAAGAATGTTGTCAATGTAAGAGTAGAGCGTAGTTCTTTCTTCCCTTGTCAGTTGAACGATGCGGAGCAATCTTTCGTGGTATTCAGGGCGTATGTAAACCACCTTTCCGTTACGCCCCGATGGAAACCGATTGACCAAAAAGGTTTCCTCATAATCCGCTTTCTTTGATGAACTGTTACGGGCTTTTTCCCTGGTCTTTGTTTCCTTTGGTACATCCTGCTGTTTATTATTGCTTGGTGTAGCAACAGGCTCATCGCCACTTATAATGTTCATAAGATATTCCTCATCAACATTGGGCTTTTCAAAATCGTTATTTTTGTTGTTTGAAGCCATACTTTACTATTTTTTATAGATGAGTGATTTTTAAAAACTCCTCGACAAATAAATCCATTTTGGTTGCTTTCATTAACTGTGGTTCGGCAGGCAGCAAACTTGACCGGAATACATAACTGCCTGTGTCGTCTGTTTCCTTTCGGAAACGCTTGCTGTCCATTATTCTTGTTTCCATTATGGGCAGGTTGAGTTCTTTGATGACACTTTGATATGCATCATACAAACCTGTTTTTTCCCTGCCGTCCACTTGATTCCAAAACAGCCACATCTCTTGTTCGGGATTGCCCTCGTCCGTTTGGGGAAGTCCGAGAAAGGCTTTGGTAAAGCCCAATGTACTTTCCACTACCAAACGGTCGGCAGTAATGGGCGAAAAGATAAAGTCCATTTTTTTTAAGGTGGTCAGAACGCCTTTGGTGTTGGCTGTTCCCGGCAGGTCGAAGAAAATCACATCTGGTACAACCGCCGACTGGCTTCTATATTCCGAAGCTTTCTCCAGAGCCGTTTCAGCTTTGCATTTAATAATCGGGTACGCTTTTTTGTTGATGGCTTGAAACTGCTTCATTGCCGCTTTTTTATGGTAGTCGTTCTGCATTATTGTTCTCTTATCCCGTTCACGCATGTTGTTCAGGCTGTGTTGCGGAAAGTCGCAATCCAATACCAGCACATTAAAACCTAAACGGTAGTGAAGAACACTTGCCAACAGGGTTGTCATCGTAGATTTTCCCACACCGCCCTTTTGGGTGGAGAAGCTGATTTTTAAAGTTTTCTTTGTTGTTTCCATTATTTAAAAATTTATTGTTACACACTTTATTTGTTTTGCAGGATTGAATATTGGTTTATCTGATTATTACCTCATTCCTATATTCCTATATTCCTGCATTCCCTTTTGGGTACTTTCCTGCACAGGTATTTGCTTTCATTTTTGCCTTGTCAGGTACATTCTTTGGCAAGTGGCAAAACTTGCAACAGGTAAATTGCTTTACCGCTTTTATGCTTTTACACTTTTATTGTTTTATGCTTTTAAAACCTTATGCTTTTATTCCAAACTGCCTGTTTGCAAACCTGATTTTCTTCTTTGTTGAAATACTTTTTTTACTACCTGCACTAAAATTATACGGCAAATAAAGCGATTGATTTAACCGCTGATTGAGCTGTGGCAGTGTTTGGCGTTCAAAGGCAGTGTTTGGCACTGCTATACAGTACAATGCTTTCGTAAACAGGGCTTTACTTTGTACAATGATTTTTATTAATGGATTTATGCAAAATTCTTTTGACAAATCGGAGGGTAACGGGAACGGCATCGAGCCGTTTTTCCCTGTTACATTTAATCCGGTTCCGCCTTTTTTGGCGGACGGATTTTTGTGTTCAACGGAACACGGCAAGTTGTGTTTTGAGGCACTCGAAACCGAGTTAGTGCCTCAAAACAACTTGCCCTGCTGGGAGCTAAAAAACACTCTCCAAAGTCGAGGTTTTGTGTAGATTAAAAATAGATTTGTGATGAATGATAACAGTAACAAAAAACATAATAAGGGCGGACGGACACCTAAAACCGACCCAAGCATCCACCGTCACGTTTTCCGTCTTACAGACGAAGAGAATGCCAAATTTTTATCGCTTTTTGAAGCATCTGGAATGCCCAATAAAGCAAAGTTTATCATTTTCCTGCTGTTCAGTAAGGAAATAAAATCGGTTAAGATTGACAAAGGAACAATTGATTTTTATATGCGGTTGACTTCGTTTCACAGTCAATTCCGTTCCGTAGGCGTGAATTATAATCAGATTGTAAAGCTGTTGTACCGTCATTTTTCAGAGAAAAAGGCGGCGGCATTTCTCTACAAACTGGAAAAACAGACGGCTGAAATGGCGATGTTATGCCAAAAAATCATTCAGATAAGTGAGGAATTTGAGGCGAAGTATCTGAAAAAACAGCCTTAGAAATGATAGCGAAAATTGGTAGAAGCGGAAATTTATATGGTGCATTGGCGTACAATCAGCTCAAAGTGGTGAATGAAAACGGGCAAATTTTGTTCGCCAATAAAATCATTGAAACCGCTAACGGTCATTATTCCGTTGCACAATTAGCACAATCTTTTGCTCCTTACCTGATAGCCAACCGTAATACAGAAAAGCATACGTTGCATATTTCTCTCAATCCTGACCCAAAAGATACCGTTAGTGATGATAAATTCCGTGAAATGGCACAAGAATATATGCAGGAAATGGGGTACGGGCAACAGCCTTTTCTGGTATTTAAACATACCGATATTGACCGTACGCATATTCATATTGTATCGGTTTGCGTGGATGAAGAGGGCAAAAAGATTTCAGATAAATTTGAGAAAAGAAGGTCTATGAATGTGTGTCGTGAACTCGAAAGAAAACATGATTTGATTCCTGCAACAGATAAGGGACATCAGCAAAATAACAAAGTTCTTAGTCCAGTAGATTATCAAACTGGCGATATAAAAAGTCAAATCGCTTCGGTAGTTCGTCACCTCCCGAATTATTATAAATATCAGACTTTGGGAGAATACAATGCCTTGCTTTCCCTTTTCAATATTACCACCGAAAAAGTGGAAGGTGAATTGCAGGGCGAAATGAAACAGGGTTTATTGTATATTCCTTTAAATAAAAATAGCGAAAGAGCCGGACATGCGTTTAAGGCTTCTTTGTTTGGTAAAGATGCAGGGCTTCTGGCTTTGGAATTGCATTTTACAAAATGCAAAGCGGATTTGAAAGACCACCCTACCAAAAAGACCTTACAATCATCCGTTACCCTTGCTCTGAAAACCACGGGCGATGAACAAGCATTTAAAAAGCAGTTATCGGAACAGGGCATTAACGTAGTCGTGCGCCGGAATGATACAGGACGTATTTATGGTATCACATTTATTGACCACAATTCAAAAGCAGTTTGGAACGGTTCACGTTTGGCAACAGAACTTTCTGCCAACACCTTTAATGATTATTGGAACAATAACATCAAACCAGATATTAAAGAATCTACCGTTTTACAACCCAAACTATTCACATCAAATGATGCGGATCTTCCTGCGGCAGAACCACACCATTTGTTCGACTTCTTAACGACGGACAAACACGAAGACGGTTTAATTGAAGCATTAGGTGGCTTGCTACCCGAAGCCCAGGACGAAGATTACGAGGAACAGAACTTTGCAAATAAGATGAAGAAGAAACGCAAACGCAGAAGAAATCAATAATTTGTCTGTGCAGGTTTCTTGCCTTATGAAAAGCAGATAAATGAAAAATCTTTATAACTTGCAATTAAAATCAAAATGTTAGAAAGCCTGCCCTTATATATCCCGTTTATTTTCGCGCTGACAACCGTCTTAACGCTTATATTATTCTACTGGACTATTAAAAACTCAAATTCCGAAAAGGTACAGCAGTACTCGATTAAAATTTTAATCGGTTTAATAGTATGGTTGGCTATTCAGGCTGTTTTGACACTTCTAAATATTTATAGTTCAAACATTGAATATTTCCCGCCTACTATTTTATTATTTGGGAGTTTGCCTACAATATTTATAATAATCGGTTTGTTTTTAACTCAAAAAGGGCGACTGTTTATTGACAGCTTACCACTAATAAATCTGACTTATCTAAATATAGCAAGAGTGCCTGTGGAGCTTGTATTGTTCTGGCTTTTCTTAAACAAAGCTATTCCCGAACTAATGACCTTTGAGGGAAGAAACTTTGATGTTCTTGCAGGAATATCAGCACCTATATTTGCATACTTTGGGTTGACTAAAAGGAAAATTAGCCGGAAAGTAATTTTGCTTTGGAATTTTATATGCCTTGCACTTTTACTAAATATTGTAATAAATGCGTTTTTA
It includes:
- a CDS encoding cation transporter, with translation MNKTIFNITKMDCPSEEQLIRMKLQNFDTVKSLEFDIPNRKLNVYHNGNPDPILTALGTLNLNTTLISTEESNAIFETDTNNNQRKLLWTVLIINFVFFGLEMVFGIFSNSMGLVADSLDMLADSIVYALALFAVGGTIARKNNIAKFAGYFQILLAVIGFVEVIRRFLGFEKMPDFQTMIIVSVLALMANIFCLYLLQKNKSKEAHIQATMIFTSNDVIINSGVIVAGLLVHWLNSSYPDLIIGAIVFLVVARGAYRILKLAK
- the mobA gene encoding conjugal transfer protein MobA, coding for MNDNSNKKHNKGGRTPKTDPSIHRHVFRLTDEENAKFLSLFEASGMPNKAKFIIFLLFSKEIKSVKIDKGTIDFYMRLTSFHSQFRSVGVNYNQIVKLLYRHFSEKKAAAFLYKLEKQTAEMAMLCQKIIQISEEFEAKYLKKQP
- a CDS encoding DUF3408 domain-containing protein; this translates as MKKDKKNRNAIVSGNSSDTVSNTTKTTYENTFMQMNKMQKRGNKSIYLSPEHHERLTRIVQIIGDDKIPLFAYLNNILEHHFKVFEDMITKEFNEKYKGLF
- a CDS encoding ParA family protein; this translates as METTKKTLKISFSTQKGGVGKSTMTTLLASVLHYRLGFNVLVLDCDFPQHSLNNMRERDKRTIMQNDYHKKAAMKQFQAINKKAYPIIKCKAETALEKASEYRSQSAVVPDVIFFDLPGTANTKGVLTTLKKMDFIFSPITADRLVVESTLGFTKAFLGLPQTDEGNPEQEMWLFWNQVDGREKTGLYDAYQSVIKELNLPIMETRIMDSKRFRKETDDTGSYVFRSSLLPAEPQLMKATKMDLFVEEFLKITHL
- the mobB gene encoding conjugal transfer protein MobB; translation: MIAKIGRSGNLYGALAYNQLKVVNENGQILFANKIIETANGHYSVAQLAQSFAPYLIANRNTEKHTLHISLNPDPKDTVSDDKFREMAQEYMQEMGYGQQPFLVFKHTDIDRTHIHIVSVCVDEEGKKISDKFEKRRSMNVCRELERKHDLIPATDKGHQQNNKVLSPVDYQTGDIKSQIASVVRHLPNYYKYQTLGEYNALLSLFNITTEKVEGELQGEMKQGLLYIPLNKNSERAGHAFKASLFGKDAGLLALELHFTKCKADLKDHPTKKTLQSSVTLALKTTGDEQAFKKQLSEQGINVVVRRNDTGRIYGITFIDHNSKAVWNGSRLATELSANTFNDYWNNNIKPDIKESTVLQPKLFTSNDADLPAAEPHHLFDFLTTDKHEDGLIEALGGLLPEAQDEDYEEQNFANKMKKKRKRRRNQ
- a CDS encoding DUF3408 domain-containing protein; this encodes MASNNKNNDFEKPNVDEEYLMNIISGDEPVATPSNNKQQDVPKETKTREKARNSSSKKADYEETFLVNRFPSGRNGKVVYIRPEYHERLLRIVQLTREERTTLYSYIDNILENHFREYGDDITNYFNEHFKPIL